In a single window of the Hirundo rustica isolate bHirRus1 chromosome 7, bHirRus1.pri.v3, whole genome shotgun sequence genome:
- the LOC120755132 gene encoding RNA-binding protein 44 → MEGEKSSRRSCSTQTCFSEDLGEDSQLDYLSAQEEYEEDRSEFSVLGEVGEAKDLPLTADKVQPQITAGGEGSGKSKRRTQSVALDPDVPFLPLSGEKAQLSRQAEPSSPSGREEPALRTCAASGTAEDGETRFPVPETLPSTHPIAGMEAADKCSGGSPSAEESERGEALGSVPGADSRAAVPTGRGSRAWLCVRSRAVNTEVTMMNRAPPLAWLAQTTADAASNTEWSIRAQSSRQESKDHLCICDWKTGTSRPAYPNKNTWKNSVSGCCQNVLQRAAEAELQLLAAHYDLCYQHCFKVYELALQENTHFGRCEKKPELHSSLTLVLDELDNNYSYMKKKINMGIPLNELPPLSVELKLSPISSFYVPSKFFGRSLYSERVHDRTCSGTLSSDFLDLSGGGRADSEEPKLQEKGISVNMDELQTDGDPPGDSASPETWEEQPKDQALEREFPAGNVTSSICSTKRCCVKNEEGSEYWFDAKEDLSVGDLSVKCKETKKQQGKQDSIDSREVKTVKSGNEHSSAHVGGPKPSVPEDPGENSLQKTSTCSSVGQSGIFVSPYALNLSSFTKLIKRLQERHPGFSKQEIVEAVQEVRRINKGVLSGLSISSIEEKTSAILRRSVCCAQQEYDYLVLQWCVGSAVLIVPIARRGRGARPARERSRSCRGAMALLPRRFLCFVLAQHFIAATACQEADYGWMIRHYCLKQFQLSMEGIGQRLWCDWDETVGTYGELTNCTALIAERLDCYWPNRLVDEFFVAVHKQYFRNCSPSGRALHDPPNGVLCPFIVLPVLVTLLMTALVVWRSKRSEGIV, encoded by the exons ATGGAAggggaaaagagcagcagaaggagctgctccACTCAGACCTGTTTCAGTGAAGATTTAGGCGAAGACTCGCAGCTGGATTATCTCAGTGCTCAGGAGGAGTATGAGGAGGACAGGAGTGAGTTTTCTGTGCTGGGGGAGGTCGGAGAAGCGAAGGACCTGCCACTGACTGCTGACAAGGTGCAGCCCCAAATCACAGCGGGGGGAGAAGGGTCTGGAAAGAGCAAAAGACGCACCCAGAGCGTGGCCCTGGATCCAGACGTGCCTTTCCTGCCCCTTTCCGGGGAAAAGGCCCAGctcagcaggcaggcagagccctcCAGTCCCAGCGGCCGTGAGGAGCCCGCGCTGCGCACGTGTGCTGCCAGCGGCACTGCGGAGGACGGTGAAACCCGCTTCCCGGTCCCTGAAACCCTCCCCAGCACGCATCCCATTGCCGGCATGGAAGCTGCGGATAAATGCTCAGGTGGGAGCCCCAGTGCCGAGGAGTCGGAGCGCGGTGAAGCGCTGGGGAGCGTTCCCGGTGCTGACTCCAGAGCTGCCGTCCCGACGGGCAGGGGCAGCCgtgcctggctctgtgtgcGCTCCAGGGCAGTGAACACGGAGGTAACCATGATGAACAGAGCTCCACCCCTGGCGTGGCTGGCTCAAACCACCGCGGACGCTGCTTCCAACACGGAATGGTCCatcagagctcagagctcccgG caggaATCAAAAGATCATCTGTGCATCTGTGACTGGAAGACAGGCACCAGCAG gccAGCCTATCCCAACAAGAATACTTGGAAGAATTCTGTGTCAGGCTGCTGTCAGAACGTCCTGCAGAGAGCGgctgaagcagagctgcagctcctggctgcccaCTACGACCTGTGCTACCAGCACTGCTTCAAGGTTTATGAGCTGGCTTTGCAGGAAAACACCCATTTTGGGAG ATGTGAGAAAAAGCCTGAGTTACATTCATCTCTCACGTTGGTTTTGGATGAGCTGGACAATAATTACAGctacatgaaaaagaaaataaacatgggCATACCTTTAAATGAACTTCCACCACTGTCAGTTGAGCTGAAGCTTTCCCCAATCTCTTCCTTTTACGTCCCCTCCAAG tttttTGGAAGGAGTCTTTACTCTGA GCGGGTACATGATAGAACATGTTCAGGAACCCTGTCCAGTGACTTTCT TGATCTTTCAGGTGGAGGGAGAGCTGACTCTGAAGAAcccaaactgcaagaaaaaggGATTTCTGTCAATATG GACGAGTTGCAGACTGATGGGGATCCGCCGGGTGACTCTGCCTCCCCGGAGACATGGGAAGAGCAGCCCAAAGATCAGGCTCTGGAGCGTG AATTCCCAGCTGGTAATGTCACCTCTTCGATATGTAGTACCAAGAGAT GCTGTGTGAAAAATGAGGAAGGGAGTGAGTATTGGTTTGATGCTAAGGAAGACTTGTCAGTGGGAGATCTTTCAGTAAAGTGCAAAGAAACgaaaaagcagcaaggaaagcaaGACTCGATTGACTCAAGAG AAGTGAAGACAGTGAAGAGTGGGAATGAACATTCTTCTGCTCATGTTGGTGGCCCAAAACCCTCAGTGCCTGAG GATCCTGGGGAAAATTCCCTGCAGAAGACATCCACTTGTTCCTCTGTTGGCCAGTCTGGTATCTTTGTTTCTCCTTATGCCCTGAACTTGAGCAGCTTTACCAAGTTAATAAAGAGGCTTCAAGAAAGGCATCCAGGTTTTAGCAA ACAGGAAATTGTGGAGGCTGTGCAGGAGGTGAGGAGAATCAACAAAGGTGTCCTGAGTGGCTTATCCATCAGTTCCATTGAGGAGAAGACCTCTGCCATTCTGAGGAGATCGgtgtgctgtgctcagcaggagTA TGATTATTTGGTTTTGCAGTGGTGCGTGGGCTCTGCAGTCCTAATTGTTCctattgca CGCCGCGGGCGCGGagcccgcccggcccgggagCGGAGCCGCTCCTGCCGCGGGGCCATGGCCCTGCTCCCGCGGCGCTTCCTCTGCTTCGTCCTGG CCCAGCACTTCATCGCGGCCACGGCGTGCCAGGAGGCCGACTACGGCTGGATGATCCGGCACTACTGCCTCAAGCAGTTCCAGCTCAGCATGGAGGGCATCGGCCAGCGCCTCTGGTGCGACTGGGACGAGACCGTGGG CACCTACGGGGAGCTGACCAACTGCACGGCGCTGATCGCAGAGAGGCTCGACTGCTACTGGCCCAACCGGCTGGTGGACGAGTTCTTCGTGGCCGTGCACAAGCAATACTTCAGGAACTGCTCCCCGTCGGGCCGGGCCCTGCACGACCCCCCGAACGGCGTGCTGTGCCCCTTCATCGTGCTGCCCGTGCTCGTCACGCTGCTGATGACGGCGCTCGTGGTGTGGAGGAGCAAACGCAGCGAGGGCATCGTGTAG